The proteins below come from a single Streptomyces sp. MRC013 genomic window:
- a CDS encoding class I SAM-dependent methyltransferase, producing the protein MTGNDLPPRLTRLDFHGPLSEARARRLVADLSAARPATVLDIGCGWGGFLLRILDAVPGATGTGLDVDGEDLARGRALAEERGLAGRVGFVEESALRTARGPADLVLCLGAGQALCDPGGPYDVAAVLRELRRLVAPGGRVLLGEGFWERVPAPEELARMWPGAREDDHLPLAALVDEAVGAGFRPARIETADRDEWERFESGYRHDAELWLAAHPGHPAAAATRARVDRQRSSWLGGYRGVLGMAYLTLVPVG; encoded by the coding sequence ATGACCGGAAACGACCTCCCGCCCCGCCTCACCCGCCTCGACTTCCACGGGCCGCTGTCCGAGGCCCGCGCCCGGCGGCTCGTCGCCGACCTGTCCGCCGCCCGGCCCGCCACGGTCCTGGACATCGGCTGCGGCTGGGGCGGGTTCCTGCTGCGGATCCTGGACGCCGTGCCCGGGGCGACGGGCACGGGCCTCGACGTCGACGGCGAGGACCTGGCCCGCGGCCGGGCCCTCGCCGAGGAGCGCGGCCTCGCCGGGCGCGTCGGGTTCGTGGAGGAGTCCGCCCTCAGGACGGCGCGGGGCCCGGCCGACCTCGTCCTGTGCCTGGGCGCCGGCCAGGCGCTCTGCGACCCGGGGGGCCCGTACGACGTGGCGGCCGTCCTGCGCGAACTGCGGCGCCTGGTGGCCCCGGGCGGCCGGGTCCTCCTCGGCGAGGGCTTCTGGGAGCGCGTCCCCGCTCCGGAGGAGCTGGCCCGGATGTGGCCGGGCGCCAGGGAGGACGACCACCTGCCGCTCGCCGCGCTCGTCGACGAGGCCGTCGGGGCGGGCTTCCGCCCCGCCCGGATCGAGACGGCGGACCGGGACGAGTGGGAGCGGTTCGAGTCGGGCTACCGCCACGACGCGGAGCTGTGGCTCGCGGCCCACCCCGGCCACCCGGCCGCCGCCGCGACCCGCGCCCGCGTCGACCGGCAGCG